One region of Macadamia integrifolia cultivar HAES 741 chromosome 11, SCU_Mint_v3, whole genome shotgun sequence genomic DNA includes:
- the LOC122094321 gene encoding uncharacterized protein At5g65660-like, translating to MENQEYKSHHSDASRPSIGFPLGTALLLIIIFCLSGFFSCCYHWERLRSLRGSFSEDTDPDTDTTPESPSKSKPTNTDSKLNKSDSLPVVMPGDRIPKFIALPCPCEPGRPEKIALVVHNPLPPPPPSRPPPPPLPIPYYI from the exons ATGGAGAATCAAGAATATAAGTCCCATCACTCTGATGCGTCGCGGCCATCTATAGGGTTCCCTCTGGGCACGGCGTTGCTGTTGATCATCATATTCTGTTTAAGTGGGTTCTTCTCCTGCTGCTACCACTGGGAAAGACTCCGCTCTCTCCGTGGATCTTTCTCCGAAGATACCGATCCTGATACTGATACAACCCCTGAATCACCTTCCAAATCTAAACCCACCAACACG GACTCGAAGCTAAACAAGAGTGACAGCTTACCAGTGGTAATGCCCGGAGATCGAATTCCAAAGTTCATAGCTTTGCCTTGTCCTTGCGAACCGGGGCGACCGGAGAAGATTGCCTTAGTGGTTCACAACcctctgccaccaccaccaccttctcGACCACCGCCGCCTCCTCTACCAATACCTTATTATATATGA